The genomic region GCTGGGCCGACCAGTCGGGCAAGGCGCTCGGTGAAAGTGGTGCCCGGTGAGGGATTTGAACCCCCGGCCTTCGGTTTACAAAACCGCTGCACTGCCGCTGTGCTAACCGGGCGACCCACTCTTCTCTAGGATTTGCCGGAAGCGAACGCAAGCAAGCGGCGCCTCAGGCCACCGCCTTGTTCTGCCGCACTGGGATTTTGAGGTAGCGCACGCCGTTGGCTTCGGCCTCGGGGGAGCGCCCGGCGCGGATGTTCACCTGGATCGAGGGAAGCAGAAGCAGCGGCGCTGCGAGGGTCGCATCCCGCTTCGTGCGGAAGGCGACGAACTCCTCCTCCGTCACCCCGTGCTTCACATGCGGGTTATGGGCGCGCTGTTCCGCCACCGTGCTCTGCCAGGCATAGGTGTCGCGGCCCGGCGCCTTGTCGTCATGACACATCCAGAGGCGTGTGTGCGGCGGCAGGGCCAGAAGACGCCTGATCGAGCGGTAGAGCTGGCGCGCGTCACCGCCCGGGAAATCCGCCCGCGCGGTGCCGTAGTCGTGCATGAAGAGCGTGTCGCCGACGAACACGTCGCCACCGATCCGGTAGGCGATGTCCGCAGGCGTATGGCCGGGAACGTGCATCACCTCCACCTCGAGCGAACCGAGGAGGAAGCGTTCGCCGTCGCGGAACAGGAGGTCGAAGTCGCCGCCCTCGGGCTTTAGGTCCTGGGCGTCGAAAACGGGGCGGAAGATGCGCTGCACCTCCTTGATGTGCTCGCCGATGCCGATCCGCGCCCCGGTGCGCGCCGCGATGTAGGGGGCAGCGGTCAGATGGTCGGCGTGCGCGTGCGTCTCGAGCACGTAGCGGATCGCGACACCCTCCTCCTTGGCGGCAGCGAGAATGCTGTCGGCAAAGGCGGTGTCGGCCGTGCCGGAGCGGTTGTCCCAATCAAGCACGGGGTCGATCATGGCGCCCTCGCGTGTCGCGGGGTCCCAGACGAGGTAGCTCACGGTGTTCGTGGGTTCGTCGAAGAAGGCGCGGATTTCGGCGGGTTGCATTTTTCTCTCCTTCGTTGGGTCGGAGGGTCTTGCGCTGAATATAAGTGCTCCCTTAATAAGCGCAAGCTTATGAAGGAGGCTGGTATGGCAACCGCAGACACGGCACTGAT from Elioraea tepida harbors:
- a CDS encoding MBL fold metallo-hydrolase, whose protein sequence is MQPAEIRAFFDEPTNTVSYLVWDPATREGAMIDPVLDWDNRSGTADTAFADSILAAAKEEGVAIRYVLETHAHADHLTAAPYIAARTGARIGIGEHIKEVQRIFRPVFDAQDLKPEGGDFDLLFRDGERFLLGSLEVEVMHVPGHTPADIAYRIGGDVFVGDTLFMHDYGTARADFPGGDARQLYRSIRRLLALPPHTRLWMCHDDKAPGRDTYAWQSTVAEQRAHNPHVKHGVTEEEFVAFRTKRDATLAAPLLLLPSIQVNIRAGRSPEAEANGVRYLKIPVRQNKAVA